The following DNA comes from Caulobacter mirabilis.
TGGCGGGGGCGGTGCAGGGCGCCGACACCCTGCGCGGGCTGCACCTGATGATGACCGTGCCGGCGCTGCTGGGCTTCGCCCTGTCGGGGGCGATCATGGCCTTCTACGTCCTCGACGGCGGCCTGCACCGGCGGCTGGTGCGGGCGCTGGAGCGGCGGGCGCGCGTCAACTGACTCCGATCACCCCGGCGAAGGCCGGGGCCCAGATCGTAAGGTCGCGCCTTGCCGAGGACTCGCTTGCCGCGGAGACCGACACTGGGTCCCGGCCTTCGCCGGGATTAGCGGATTGAGGAGATCTACTTCCTCCGCGTCCGCGGCCCCTTGGCCAGCGGCCCAAATTCCGCCCGCGCCGTGGCGAGGCGCGCCTTCATCCCGGCCAGAACCTCGGGATGGCGGGCGGCGAGGTTGTAGGTCTCGCCCGGGTCCAGGGTCATGTCGAACAGCAGGCCGTAGTCGTAGGCGTCCAGCGGCAGGTCGTCGGTGCGGTAGTAGGATCGGACCAGGTACTTCCACCGCCCCGCGCGGATCCCGGCGATGGCCTCGTTGTCGAACAGCAGCAGCGCCTCGTGCGGCGAGGGCGCGCCGCGCCGTTTGAGCATGGTGGAGATGTCCCGGCCATCCAGCGTCACGGCGGGCAGGGGCGATCCCGTCCAGGCCGCCAGGGTGGGCAGCAGGTCGATGTTCATGCTCGGGGCGTCGCTGACGATCCCCGCGGGGATCACGCCGGGATGCCGCGCCACGAAGGGGACGCGGAAGCCGCCCTCCCAGCCCGAGCCGCCCTTGCGCTCGCGCCAGGGGCCGGCGGAGCCCTCGAACCAGGGACCGTTGTCGGAGGTGACGATGACCAGGGTGTCGCGGTCCAGGCCAAAGGTTTTCAGCCGATCCAGCAGCCGCCCGACGCCGGCGTCGATCTCCTCGACCACGTCCCCGTAGGCGCCGGCCGGCGAGCGGTGCGGGTGGTCCGGATTGGGCTCCAGCGGCACGTGCGGCGCGGTCAGGGCCAGCATCAGGAAGAAGGGCCGGGCCCGGTTGGTCTCCACGAAGGCCAGGCCGCGATCGAAGAAGCGCTGGGTCAGGCGCGGGGAGTCGACGTCCTCGCGGGTCAGCTCCACGCCCGGCGCCTGCGCCGCGTACAGCGCCAGCGGTTTCATGTCGTGGGAGTAGGGCAGGCCGTAGAACAGGTCGAAGCCCTGGACGGTCGGCGGCCAGTAGGGGGCGACATGACCCAGGTGCCATTTGCCGACCAGGGCCGTCGCGTAGTCGGGCTTCAGCATCTCGGCCAGGGTGATCTCGGACGGCGGCAGGCCGACCGTGTCGCTCTGCCGGACCACGTCCCAGGCCAGGCCCGTGCGGATCGGGTAGCGGCCGGTCAGCAGCCCGGCCCGCGACGGGGTGCAGATGTTGGCGCTGGCGTAGGCGGCGGTCAGCCGCGCGCCCTCCCGAGCCATCCGATCCAGGCGGGGCGTGCGGATCAGGCGGGCGCCATAACCGCCCAGGTCGCCCCAGCCCAGGTCGTCGGCGACGATCAGGACGATGTTGGGGCGACGCGCCGACGCGGCGGTGGCGAGGCCGGGCAGGGCCGCCGCCCCGGCCGCCAGAAGCAGGTCGCGACGGCGCATCCCCATGGTCTTCTCCCTAGAAGCGGGCCGTCACCTCGAGGCCGTAGGTCTGCGGCTCGCCGCGCTCGACGAACTTGGTGCCCAGGAAGTCGGCGGTGCGGTTGGTCAGGTAGTCCTGGTCGGTGATGTTCGACCCCCAGACGCTGACCGACAAGCCTGTGCCCAGATGGGTGAAGGTCGCCCGCGCATTGAGCAGCTTGCGCTCGCCCAGCCGCTGGTTGTCCTGGTTCTCCTGGCCGGCGTAGGTCTTGGCGCGGTAGGCGTACTGGCCGAACAGAGTCAGCTCGGAGCCCAGCGAGGGCAGGTCGAACCGGTACTGGGCCGAAGCCGTGCCGGACCATTTCGGCGAGAACGGCAGTTCGTTGCCGCTGGCGTCCGCGCCGCCCGGGCCGCCGCCTTTGAAGTCGTCGAAGGTCGCGTCCATGTAGGCCGCGTCCAGGGTGAGCAGCAGGTTGCGGATCGGCGCGGCCTCGAAGCTGACCTCGACGCCCTTGGTCTCGACCTTGGCGGCGTTGGACAGCTGGATCACCGTGATGCCGCCCGGGAACTGGACGAAGCGGTTGATCTGGTAGTCGTCGTAGTCGGCGGCGAAGACGGCGGCGTTCAGGCGTACGCGGCGCTCGAACAGCTCGGCCTTGGCCCCGATCTCGTAGGACTGCACCGTCTCGGTGTCGAAGGCGAAGTCGGCGCGGCCGTCGCCGTTCAGGTCCTTGACCTGGTTCCTGTTCAGGAAGTCGACGTTCCAGCCGCCGCTTTTGAAGCCGGTCGAGTACTTGGCGTACAGGTTCAGGTCGTCGTTCGCCTTGAAGGTGACGCCGATGCTGGGGCTGAAGCGGTTCTCCTCGTCCTCGTCCTTGAAGCCCTTCAGCGTCGCAATGCCGACCAGGCCGCTGTTGGAGCCGTCCAGGTCGTAGCGCAGCTTGCGCTGCTCGATCGTGTAGCGGCCGCCCAGGTTCACGGTCAGGCGCTCGGTCAGGTCGTAGTCCAGCGAGCCGAACAGGGCGTAGGAGGTCGTGCGGATGCCGGCCGACGACGGGGTCGAGGAGTTGGGCGCGAGGCCAAGTCCGAGGCCGACCGCCGCCGCGCCCCAGGCCGCGACCCGCTTGGTGTCGGCCTCTTCGGACAGCAGGAAGACGCCGGCGACGTAGCGCAGGCGGCTCTCGTCCGACGAGGCGATCCTCAGCTCCTGCGACAGTTGGCGGAACTCGTCCTCGTACAGGGTGTGGAGGAAGTCGATCGGCGTGTAGTCGTTGTCCGCCTGGACCGCGCTCTTGCTGGTCCGGTAGGCAGTGATCGAGGTGATCGTCGAGCCGTCGTCCTGCTCGTAGTTGACGTTCACCGCCCCGCCGCCGGTCTCGACATGCTTGAAGCGCGGGGTGTTGGTGTTGACCTCATAGGCGTTGGGCGCCAGCGGGTCGACCAGGCCGGCGCCGGTCAGGCTGGACACGGACTCGGGGCCGCCGCGGAAGGACTTGTCGCGCATGTAGTCGGCGCTGACATCGACCGTGACCTTCTCGTTCGGCAGCAGGCGGACGGCGCCGCGATAGGACTGGGAGTCCAGCGAGCCGATGACGCGGTTGTTGTCGAACAGGTTGCGGGTGTAGCCGTCGCGCTTCTCCAGCCCGACCGACAGCTTGGCCAGCACTTTGTCCTCCACGATCGGCAGGTCGGCGCGCAGGCCTAGGCTGCGGTACTCAAGGTTGCCTGCGCCCAGAGTGACCTCGCCGCCGAACTCGGCGGCCGGGGCGCGGGTGATGATGTTGGCCGCGCCCGAGACGGTGTTGCGGCCGAACAGATGCCCCTGCGGCCCGCGCAGAACCTCGACGTGCTCGATGTCGAGCAGCGACTGGCTCAGCGCCGCGGCCTGGCCGATGTAGACGCCGTCGAGGTAGACGCCGGCCCGCCCGCCGAAGCCGATGTTGCGGCCGCCGCCGCCGACGCCGCGGATGTAGACCGTGCCGTTGGCCTTCTCGACGCTGAAGTTCGGGGCCACCGCCGTCAGGTCGGCCAGCCGGGTGGCGTGCAGTTGCTCGACCCGCTCGGCGCCGACGGCGCTGACCGCAATCGGCACGTCCTGCAGGTTTTCGGTGCGCTTCTGGGCCGTGACCACGACCTCCTCCAGCACCACCTCCTGGGCCGTCGCGGTCGCGCCGCAGGCCAAGGCGGCGAACGCCGCGCCGCTCAGCAGAAGTCCACGCATGTCATCTCCCCCATGACGGTCGGCGAGGCCTCTCCGGACCAAAACCGACCATTCGCTAGAATTCTTGTGCTCACTAGGTATTGGTCAACAGCTAGCAGGCGCTAGGTTTTTGTGCAAGGGTCGTTCGGATGACGACCGCCACCGCTTCGCCGGCTCCCGGAACCCGCCAACCCCGCGGTCGAGCGCGCCGCGCCGCCGTTCTGGAAGCCGCGCGGCGGCTGTTCGCCAAACAGGGGTTCAAGGGCGCCAGCCTGGCCGCGATCGCCCAGGAGGCGGGGCTGACGGACGCCGGGCTGCTCTATCATTTCCCGACCAAGAGCGACCTGCTGCTGGCGGTGATCGCCGAGGGCGACCGCGAACAGGACGAGGCCCTGGAGAAGGTGCGCGAGGCGCAGGGGCTGCCGCTGCTGGAGCGGATGGCCGAGTTCGGCGCCGACCTGGAGGCCGACCCGATCCTCACCGCGCTGGACGTGACCCTGTCGGCCGAAAACCTGGCGGCAGACTCCGAGATCAACCGCTACTTCGTCGACCGCTACCAGCGGTTCCGGGACATGCTGACGACGGCGTTCGAGGAGGCTCGCCGCGCCGGCGACCTGATCGGCGACTTCGACCCGGCGGTCGAGGCCGCCAACATGACCGCGGTGCTGGACGGCCTGCGGCTGCAGTGGCTGCTCAGCGACGGCGCGGTCTCGATGGCGGACGGCATGCGCGCCTATGTCGGCGGCGTCATCGCCCGGCTGGCGCCCCGCGCCTGACCGCGGTCAGCGGCGCGCGGCGCAGGCCAGGATCGAGCCGTCGGTCTTGATCTCGCGCGTGGCGATGGTGGTCGAGAACCGCTGCACGCCGGGCAGCCGCCACAGTTCTCCGCGCAGGAAGGCGTCCAGGGCGATCAGGTCCTTGGCCATGATCTGCAGCAGATAGTCGGTCTCGCCGACCGTGGCGTGGCAGGACAGGATCATCGGATGCCGAACGGCGGCCTTCTCGAAGGCGTCGTGCTGTTCGAACGCCACCGTCACGCTGACGAAGCCTTTGGCGCCCAGGCCCAGCGCCGACGGTTCGACCACGGTGCGGTAGCCGCGGATCACCCCTTGTTCCTCCAGCGCCTGGACCCGCTTCCAGCAGGGCGACTTGGTCAGGCCGGTGGCCTCGGCCAGGTCGGCGTAGGACAGGCGTGCGTCGCCTTCGAGCAGGGTCAGCAGATGCAGGTCGATCTGGTCCATCGGGCCCTCCTTTGGCGATACTGAGCGGCAATCATACCGTAGAATGCGCTCAGGAAAGTACGTTGTTTCTTCCAGGCGTGAATTCGCCGCTCGTTTGCGGACAATGTTTCCCGCCGCCGGAGCTAGGGTCGCCGCAAAGGGAGATCCGCATGGACCGGGAAGCCATCTACGCGCGCCTGCAGGCGCCGGCCGAGCTCGACTACGAGCACTACCTCAACACCGAGCGCCTGCTGTCCTGCCAGAAGGACTTCGGCGCCCTGGTCAATCACGACGAGCTGCAGTTCCAGATCGTGCATCAGGTCGAAGAGCTGTGGATGAAGCTGATCGCCTTCACCCTGCTCGAGGTCGACGACTACATGAAGGCTGGCGAGACGCATCGCGTCGTGACCCTGATGGGACGCGCCCACCAGCTGCTGCGCCTTATGACCTCGCAGCTGGACCTGCTGGAGACGATGTCGCCCAAGGAGTATCAGCAGATCCGCCTGCAGCTGGGCAACGGCAGCGGGCAGGAGTCGCCGGGCTTCCGCACCCTGCTGAAGATGCCGATCCACCTGTGGGACACCTTCGTCGCCAGCTACCTGGAGCCGAAGGGGCGCACCGTCCGCT
Coding sequences within:
- a CDS encoding Lrp/AsnC family transcriptional regulator, giving the protein MDQIDLHLLTLLEGDARLSYADLAEATGLTKSPCWKRVQALEEQGVIRGYRTVVEPSALGLGAKGFVSVTVAFEQHDAFEKAAVRHPMILSCHATVGETDYLLQIMAKDLIALDAFLRGELWRLPGVQRFSTTIATREIKTDGSILACAARR
- a CDS encoding tryptophan 2,3-dioxygenase family protein: MDREAIYARLQAPAELDYEHYLNTERLLSCQKDFGALVNHDELQFQIVHQVEELWMKLIAFTLLEVDDYMKAGETHRVVTLMGRAHQLLRLMTSQLDLLETMSPKEYQQIRLQLGNGSGQESPGFRTLLKMPIHLWDTFVASYLEPKGRTVRSIYDQDYAHDAAYAVAEALIDFDELFGLFRWRHLFLIHRSIGMGSASLKGRSVDLLQSGAKHRFFPELWDVRVAMTDDWGGEYGRVRDSLTAGGAAA
- a CDS encoding TetR/AcrR family transcriptional regulator; this encodes MTTATASPAPGTRQPRGRARRAAVLEAARRLFAKQGFKGASLAAIAQEAGLTDAGLLYHFPTKSDLLLAVIAEGDREQDEALEKVREAQGLPLLERMAEFGADLEADPILTALDVTLSAENLAADSEINRYFVDRYQRFRDMLTTAFEEARRAGDLIGDFDPAVEAANMTAVLDGLRLQWLLSDGAVSMADGMRAYVGGVIARLAPRA
- a CDS encoding TonB-dependent receptor: MRGLLLSGAAFAALACGATATAQEVVLEEVVVTAQKRTENLQDVPIAVSAVGAERVEQLHATRLADLTAVAPNFSVEKANGTVYIRGVGGGGRNIGFGGRAGVYLDGVYIGQAAALSQSLLDIEHVEVLRGPQGHLFGRNTVSGAANIITRAPAAEFGGEVTLGAGNLEYRSLGLRADLPIVEDKVLAKLSVGLEKRDGYTRNLFDNNRVIGSLDSQSYRGAVRLLPNEKVTVDVSADYMRDKSFRGGPESVSSLTGAGLVDPLAPNAYEVNTNTPRFKHVETGGGAVNVNYEQDDGSTITSITAYRTSKSAVQADNDYTPIDFLHTLYEDEFRQLSQELRIASSDESRLRYVAGVFLLSEEADTKRVAAWGAAAVGLGLGLAPNSSTPSSAGIRTTSYALFGSLDYDLTERLTVNLGGRYTIEQRKLRYDLDGSNSGLVGIATLKGFKDEDEENRFSPSIGVTFKANDDLNLYAKYSTGFKSGGWNVDFLNRNQVKDLNGDGRADFAFDTETVQSYEIGAKAELFERRVRLNAAVFAADYDDYQINRFVQFPGGITVIQLSNAAKVETKGVEVSFEAAPIRNLLLTLDAAYMDATFDDFKGGGPGGADASGNELPFSPKWSGTASAQYRFDLPSLGSELTLFGQYAYRAKTYAGQENQDNQRLGERKLLNARATFTHLGTGLSVSVWGSNITDQDYLTNRTADFLGTKFVERGEPQTYGLEVTARF
- a CDS encoding sulfatase family protein — its product is MGMRRRDLLLAAGAAALPGLATAASARRPNIVLIVADDLGWGDLGGYGARLIRTPRLDRMAREGARLTAAYASANICTPSRAGLLTGRYPIRTGLAWDVVRQSDTVGLPPSEITLAEMLKPDYATALVGKWHLGHVAPYWPPTVQGFDLFYGLPYSHDMKPLALYAAQAPGVELTREDVDSPRLTQRFFDRGLAFVETNRARPFFLMLALTAPHVPLEPNPDHPHRSPAGAYGDVVEEIDAGVGRLLDRLKTFGLDRDTLVIVTSDNGPWFEGSAGPWRERKGGSGWEGGFRVPFVARHPGVIPAGIVSDAPSMNIDLLPTLAAWTGSPLPAVTLDGRDISTMLKRRGAPSPHEALLLFDNEAIAGIRAGRWKYLVRSYYRTDDLPLDAYDYGLLFDMTLDPGETYNLAARHPEVLAGMKARLATARAEFGPLAKGPRTRRK